One genomic segment of Candidatus Abyssobacteria bacterium SURF_5 includes these proteins:
- the trpS gene encoding tryptophan--tRNA ligase: MQKMRILSGMRPSGKLHIGHLLGALSNWKKLQDEGHETHYMVADWHALTTEYENTQDVQSNILEMVYDWLAAGLDPNKSVIFVQSHVREHAELYLLFSMITPLGWLERVPTYKEALEEYEGRDIATHGFLGYPLLQAADILVYRAHAVPVGQDQVPHLEFARELVRRFHHLYSEVFPEPQALLTETPYVRGIDGRKMSKRYGNAILLSDSEEETTEKVMKMLTDPARKRKSDPGNPDICPVFDLQKIFGTEEWVKRVDRECRTAQIGCVEDKQALARFVNDSLRPFRTSRQRIAAEPERVKAILAEGAEKARKAARATMAEVRKAMRI, from the coding sequence ATGCAAAAGATGAGGATATTGAGCGGCATGCGCCCGAGCGGAAAACTGCACATCGGGCATCTTCTCGGCGCCTTGAGCAACTGGAAAAAGCTTCAGGACGAAGGCCACGAGACGCATTATATGGTTGCCGATTGGCACGCGCTTACGACGGAATATGAAAACACGCAGGACGTGCAATCGAATATCCTCGAGATGGTTTACGACTGGCTTGCCGCCGGACTCGACCCGAATAAGAGCGTCATTTTCGTCCAGTCGCACGTCAGGGAACACGCCGAACTGTACCTGCTGTTTTCCATGATTACGCCGCTCGGATGGCTCGAGCGCGTTCCCACATATAAAGAGGCCCTGGAGGAATATGAGGGACGCGATATCGCGACTCATGGATTCCTCGGGTATCCGCTGCTGCAGGCTGCGGATATTCTGGTTTATCGGGCGCACGCGGTTCCCGTCGGGCAGGATCAGGTCCCCCACCTGGAATTCGCGCGCGAGCTGGTTCGGCGCTTTCATCATCTGTATTCGGAAGTCTTTCCCGAACCGCAGGCGCTGCTGACGGAGACGCCGTACGTTCGCGGCATTGATGGGCGAAAGATGAGCAAGCGTTACGGAAACGCGATTCTCCTTTCCGATTCCGAAGAGGAAACAACCGAGAAGGTGATGAAGATGCTCACCGACCCGGCCCGCAAGAGAAAGAGCGATCCCGGCAATCCCGACATCTGTCCCGTCTTTGATCTCCAAAAGATTTTCGGAACTGAGGAATGGGTGAAGCGCGTGGATCGGGAATGCAGGACGGCGCAGATCGGCTGCGTCGAAGATAAACAGGCGCTCGCCAGGTTCGTGAACGATTCGCTCCGCCCGTTTCGAACGTCGCGCCAACGGATTGCGGCGGAACCCGAGCGGGTCAAGG
- a CDS encoding YchF/TatD family DNA exonuclease has translation MPDFTDDWAAVLKNMEDAAIEYSLVIGFDLESSKRAVALAEQNSRLLTAVGVHPHDAATVDSAAVEELRKLARHPKVVAIGETGLDFYRNLSPRDSQFAAFEAHLALAEELHLPVVIHDRDAHEEAAEVISRYADKLAGGVLHCFSGDDRLAERALEWGFYIAVGGTLTYPNAEDLRAVIKRVPTERLVLETDAPYLAPQPRRGKRNEPAFVRYVAEELARLKGLSVDDIDRITSLNAKNLFGLPLNENGQVIVYPIRDSLYINVTGACTNECAFCTRFKSPFVKGHNLLLKRDPSAEEIVGALNTHPLRSYKEIVFCGLGEPLLRLDAVKQVAMSLKQKGCAVRINTNGQANLFYKRNIVPELEGLVDSISISLNSSNAEKYYELCRPKFGPKTFLSILDFIREGKKYIPRVSVTALDIDPDELEACRALARELGVEFRERHYNEVG, from the coding sequence ATGCCGGACTTTACCGATGACTGGGCGGCAGTCCTGAAGAATATGGAAGACGCAGCGATAGAGTATTCGCTGGTGATCGGGTTCGACCTGGAATCGAGCAAGCGGGCCGTCGCGCTGGCCGAACAGAACTCGCGCCTTTTGACTGCCGTCGGCGTTCACCCTCACGATGCGGCAACCGTTGATTCCGCCGCCGTTGAAGAACTCAGGAAGCTGGCGCGACACCCGAAAGTGGTGGCGATCGGCGAGACCGGTCTGGATTTTTATCGGAACCTCTCGCCGCGCGACAGCCAGTTTGCCGCGTTCGAGGCGCACCTGGCCCTCGCCGAGGAACTGCATCTGCCGGTGGTCATCCACGATCGGGACGCCCACGAGGAAGCCGCCGAAGTCATCTCTCGATATGCCGATAAACTGGCCGGCGGAGTCCTCCACTGCTTCTCGGGGGACGATCGGCTTGCAGAGCGCGCACTCGAATGGGGCTTTTATATCGCCGTCGGCGGGACGCTGACATATCCGAATGCCGAGGATTTGCGTGCGGTCATCAAGCGGGTGCCAACGGAGCGATTGGTGCTTGAAACCGATGCGCCATATCTCGCGCCCCAGCCCCGGCGCGGCAAACGAAATGAGCCCGCTTTCGTCCGTTACGTGGCCGAGGAGCTGGCGCGGCTGAAAGGTCTCAGCGTCGACGATATCGACCGGATCACGTCGCTCAACGCGAAGAACCTGTTCGGACTGCCGCTTAATGAGAACGGACAGGTGATCGTTTATCCGATACGCGATTCTCTCTACATCAATGTCACCGGCGCCTGCACCAACGAATGCGCGTTCTGCACGCGCTTCAAAAGCCCGTTTGTCAAGGGACATAATCTGCTGCTCAAGCGCGACCCGTCGGCGGAGGAAATCGTCGGCGCCCTCAACACACATCCGCTCAGGTCCTACAAGGAAATCGTGTTCTGCGGATTAGGCGAGCCGCTCCTGCGGTTGGACGCGGTAAAGCAGGTGGCAATGAGCCTCAAACAGAAGGGCTGCGCCGTCCGGATCAACACCAACGGGCAGGCAAACCTTTTTTATAAGCGCAACATTGTTCCCGAGCTGGAGGGGCTGGTCGATTCGATTTCGATCAGTCTGAACAGCTCCAACGCGGAAAAGTATTATGAGCTTTGCAGGCCGAAGTTCGGCCCGAAAACCTTCCTTTCAATCCTGGATTTCATACGCGAAGGCAAGAAATATATTCCTCGCGTCTCCGTGACGGCGCTCGATATCGATCCCGATGAGCTCGAAGCGTGTCGCGCGCTTGCGCGGGAGCTTGGCGTCGAATTCAGGGAGAGGCATTATAACGAGGTCGGATAG
- the metG gene encoding methionine--tRNA ligase, which produces MSKGKFYLTTPAYYVNDIPHIGHAYTTIAADVLARFKRMEGYNVFFVTATDEHGIKIQRSAEERGKTPKEWADIVVEGFKKAWKTLNISYDHLIRTTDDYHEAGVQAFFKTLQDHGHIYLGDYEGWYCVPDEAFWTEKQLVNGNCPECGRKVERVKEKSYFFKLSAFGEKILEHIRQNPTFIEPETRRNEIVSRIQQGLMDLSISRTTVSWGIPVPGDEKCVIYVWVDALINYITAVGFGTDQTKFRTYWPADLHLIGKEILWFHTVIWPAMLMAAELPLPTRVFGHGWWTVEGQKMSKSLGNVIDPIKLADSYGLDAVRYFLLREGTFGKDSDFSRAAMITRINNELANDLGNLLSRTLAMIKRYNDGLIPQPDPGEEDAQLRQMASSLFSRMKPQMDQLQFSLALEEIWAFVRRCNKFVEENAPWELAKSPDKKARLDTVLYTLAESLRIITTLLAPFMPQAAAQMYEQLGLDRFDELNFEHLDQWGRLDPASRIRPGKPLFPKVKESD; this is translated from the coding sequence ATGTCGAAAGGGAAATTCTACCTGACCACACCGGCATACTATGTGAATGACATACCTCACATCGGTCACGCCTATACCACGATCGCGGCCGACGTGCTTGCCCGCTTCAAGCGGATGGAGGGCTACAACGTCTTTTTCGTGACCGCTACGGATGAACACGGCATCAAGATACAGCGATCGGCGGAGGAGCGAGGAAAGACGCCGAAAGAATGGGCCGATATTGTCGTTGAGGGATTCAAGAAGGCTTGGAAAACGCTGAACATAAGCTATGATCACCTGATCCGGACAACTGACGATTACCACGAAGCAGGCGTGCAGGCTTTTTTCAAAACGCTTCAGGACCACGGCCACATCTACCTGGGTGATTACGAGGGGTGGTATTGCGTACCGGACGAGGCCTTCTGGACTGAAAAACAACTGGTGAATGGCAATTGTCCGGAATGCGGCCGAAAGGTCGAGAGAGTAAAAGAGAAAAGCTATTTCTTCAAGCTTTCCGCCTTCGGCGAAAAGATTCTCGAACACATCCGACAAAATCCGACTTTTATTGAGCCTGAGACCCGCCGCAATGAGATCGTTAGCCGAATCCAGCAGGGATTGATGGATCTGAGCATCAGTCGGACCACCGTCAGTTGGGGCATTCCGGTTCCCGGCGACGAAAAATGCGTTATTTATGTATGGGTAGACGCCCTGATCAATTACATAACCGCGGTCGGGTTCGGAACCGATCAAACAAAGTTCCGCACATACTGGCCGGCGGATCTGCACCTGATCGGAAAAGAGATTTTGTGGTTTCACACCGTGATCTGGCCAGCCATGTTGATGGCCGCAGAGCTTCCGTTGCCCACCCGCGTGTTCGGACACGGCTGGTGGACGGTTGAAGGCCAGAAGATGTCAAAATCGCTCGGAAACGTGATCGACCCCATCAAGCTGGCCGATTCGTACGGACTCGATGCGGTACGCTACTTCCTCCTGCGCGAGGGCACGTTCGGCAAGGACAGCGATTTTTCGCGTGCGGCCATGATCACCCGGATCAATAACGAACTGGCCAATGATCTCGGCAACCTCTTGAGCCGGACGCTCGCAATGATCAAACGGTACAACGACGGCTTGATCCCGCAGCCCGATCCCGGCGAGGAGGACGCGCAGTTGCGCCAAATGGCGAGTTCCTTATTCTCCCGCATGAAGCCGCAGATGGATCAGCTCCAGTTCAGTCTGGCCCTCGAGGAGATCTGGGCGTTCGTGCGCCGGTGCAATAAATTTGTGGAGGAAAACGCGCCATGGGAACTGGCGAAATCACCCGATAAGAAGGCGCGGCTGGATACGGTGCTCTACACGCTGGCCGAGTCGCTCCGGATCATCACCACACTTCTTGCGCCGTTCATGCCGCAGGCGGCGGCGCAGATGTATGAGCAACTCGGGCTCGACCGATTCGATGAGCTTAATTTCGAGCACCTCGATCAGTGGGGGCGCCTCGACCCCGCATCCCGAATACGGCCGGGCAAGCCCCTGTTTCCGAAGGTGAAAGAGAGTGATTGA
- the holB gene encoding DNA polymerase III subunit delta': protein MNFSSIADQPTAVKTLRSALSKQRVAHAYLFLGPSGVGRKLTARVFAAALNCEGALDERPCGACPSCRLIGEGRHPDVQIILPTKRSATITVNQIEGLLPFAYMRPIKGRTKVFIFSEADRLGLASANKMLKTFEEPPPSTVFILITDRPENMLPTVASRCQPVKFGRLTAETIKKILVRDFHVEAGRASVAAELAEGQVTRALQFTDPERLEAITGIISSLGGCSERLQAYDRLLALFNDERLKLQEQAEKDIAPSPEEAGASAKSALADLRKAFVDRHYREFLNDCLGLLLTLYRDILILRETGIDKFIFNRNKVKLLRGLAERMSSAVLLQNVESIDQASAYCSHYVAEDRVFLDLLFGLRHA, encoded by the coding sequence ATGAATTTCTCATCTATCGCGGACCAGCCGACTGCGGTAAAAACCCTGCGGTCGGCGCTCAGCAAACAGAGGGTGGCTCATGCCTATCTGTTCCTGGGCCCTTCAGGCGTGGGGCGCAAACTGACGGCGCGAGTATTCGCGGCCGCCTTGAATTGCGAGGGCGCGCTGGATGAGCGGCCGTGCGGAGCCTGTCCCTCGTGCCGGCTGATTGGCGAAGGAAGGCATCCCGACGTCCAGATTATCCTGCCGACGAAGAGGTCGGCCACCATCACAGTCAACCAGATAGAGGGTCTTCTTCCTTTCGCGTATATGCGCCCGATAAAAGGAAGAACCAAGGTATTCATCTTTTCCGAGGCCGATCGTCTCGGACTCGCTTCAGCGAATAAGATGCTGAAAACTTTCGAGGAACCGCCTCCCTCCACTGTTTTCATACTGATTACTGATCGGCCGGAAAATATGCTGCCGACAGTCGCCTCACGTTGTCAGCCGGTGAAATTCGGCAGGCTTACCGCCGAAACCATCAAGAAAATTTTGGTCCGCGATTTCCATGTTGAGGCCGGACGCGCTTCGGTTGCCGCCGAGCTTGCTGAAGGACAGGTTACGCGCGCGCTTCAGTTCACCGATCCGGAACGGCTCGAGGCAATTACCGGGATCATCAGTTCGCTCGGCGGATGTTCCGAGCGCTTGCAGGCTTATGATCGGCTGCTCGCGCTGTTTAACGATGAACGACTGAAACTGCAGGAACAGGCCGAGAAGGATATCGCGCCGTCGCCGGAAGAGGCGGGAGCTTCGGCGAAATCGGCCTTGGCCGATCTCAGAAAAGCTTTTGTTGACAGGCATTACCGGGAGTTTTTGAATGACTGTCTCGGATTGCTGCTTACGTTGTATCGGGATATACTGATATTAAGGGAGACAGGCATCGACAAATTCATCTTTAACCGAAACAAGGTGAAACTGCTCCGCGGCCTGGCTGAACGCATGAGTTCGGCGGTTCTGCTCCAGAACGTGGAGTCCATTGACCAGGCCTCCGCCTACTGTTCACATTATGTTGCGGAAGACAGGGTCTTTCTGGATCTCCTGTTCGGGTTGCGCCACGCGTAG
- a CDS encoding dTMP kinase, translating into MGAKFITIEGVEGSGKTTQAALLADYLRRQGIGLVETREPGGTEVGEQVRQILLSPLSAGLAPMAELLLFLAARAQLVKEVIVPALQSGKWVICDRFFDATLAYQGHGRGIDGKIIRKLNEHATSGLKPDVTFLLDLDIEVGIRRAVSAKREFTGSRGGDRLEQEDKEFHRRVREGYLELARPEPDRVKIIPVSGSIEHVHKIIVSLIEPFLVKVQ; encoded by the coding sequence ATGGGCGCGAAATTTATCACCATAGAAGGCGTTGAGGGGAGCGGCAAAACGACGCAGGCCGCTTTGCTCGCCGACTACTTGCGCAGGCAGGGCATCGGTCTTGTTGAGACCCGCGAGCCCGGCGGGACGGAAGTCGGTGAACAAGTCCGGCAGATACTGCTGTCGCCGCTGTCTGCGGGTCTGGCGCCGATGGCCGAATTACTGCTTTTTCTCGCGGCGCGCGCGCAACTTGTCAAGGAAGTCATTGTACCCGCGCTTCAGAGCGGAAAATGGGTGATCTGCGACCGGTTCTTTGACGCGACCCTTGCATATCAGGGGCACGGCCGAGGGATCGACGGCAAGATCATACGAAAATTGAACGAGCACGCGACCTCCGGGCTGAAGCCCGACGTCACATTCCTGCTCGATCTTGACATCGAGGTCGGCATTCGCCGCGCAGTGTCTGCAAAGCGCGAATTTACCGGCAGCCGCGGCGGCGACCGGCTCGAGCAGGAAGACAAAGAATTTCACCGGCGGGTGCGCGAAGGTTATCTCGAGCTCGCCCGGCCGGAACCCGACCGTGTGAAAATTATTCCTGTATCCGGCTCAATCGAACACGTGCACAAAATCATCGTGTCACTTATAGAACCGTTTCTCGTGAAGGTGCAATGA
- a CDS encoding prephenate dehydrogenase/arogenate dehydrogenase family protein encodes MNPFFEKVAIIGVGLIGGSIGLALKKRGLCGSITGLGRSHQSLANAAKAGAIDEAAPDIPEAVNGADLVVVCTPVGSVAGVIAEMDSSLEENAYVTDVGSTKLNIVRAVEELPRASMRYVGSHPLAGSDRKGAAHASADLFEGAAVFVTPTLATNPQVNETIQELWARLGAKVVEVAPEAHDRIVARTSHLPHIAASLLVAGLRTLSPEDNRLVGKGFLDTTRIAASDPEMWTEICLENIEEIREAMATLREDMEEFDLYLSEGSYEKLFEFFRSVKIVRDSFDS; translated from the coding sequence ATGAATCCTTTCTTTGAAAAAGTCGCTATTATCGGCGTGGGCCTGATTGGGGGCTCTATCGGGCTGGCGCTGAAAAAGAGAGGGCTCTGCGGCTCTATCACCGGCCTGGGACGCAGCCACCAGTCGCTTGCAAACGCCGCGAAAGCGGGTGCGATCGATGAAGCCGCCCCGGATATTCCCGAAGCGGTTAACGGAGCCGATCTGGTAGTTGTATGCACGCCGGTCGGATCTGTGGCCGGAGTTATTGCGGAAATGGACAGCTCACTTGAAGAGAATGCGTATGTCACCGACGTAGGCAGTACGAAGCTCAATATCGTGCGCGCCGTTGAGGAACTTCCGCGGGCTTCGATGCGGTACGTCGGCAGCCATCCGCTCGCCGGGTCCGATCGGAAAGGAGCGGCTCACGCCTCGGCCGATCTTTTTGAGGGGGCGGCCGTATTCGTGACGCCGACGTTGGCCACGAATCCGCAGGTGAATGAGACCATTCAGGAGTTGTGGGCGCGGCTGGGCGCGAAAGTTGTTGAGGTTGCGCCGGAAGCCCACGACAGGATTGTGGCCCGCACCAGCCATCTTCCCCATATTGCGGCCTCCCTTCTGGTCGCAGGGCTGAGGACGCTGTCCCCTGAGGACAACCGGCTCGTTGGAAAAGGCTTTCTTGACACCACGCGCATCGCCGCAAGCGATCCCGAGATGTGGACCGAAATCTGCCTGGAGAATATCGAGGAGATAAGAGAGGCGATGGCAACCCTTCGCGAGGACATGGAAGAGTTCGATTTATATCTTAGCGAGGGCTCTTACGAGAAATTGTTTGAATTTTTTCGGTCGGTAAAAATAGTCCGGGATTCTTTTGATTCGTGA
- the hisA gene encoding 1-(5-phosphoribosyl)-5-[(5-phosphoribosylamino)methylideneamino]imidazole-4-carboxamide isomerase, producing the protein MVLYPAIDLKGGRCVRLEQGKPEREKVYFDDPATVARQWAAQGAQWLHVVDLDGALSSEPRNLPSLKTIRASVDIPIQFGGGNRTIDAVSAVLAIGANRVVLGTAALQSPDFLREACSKFGDRIAVGIDARDGRVAIRGWQDVTTMDAVMFAEQVERAGAGHIIYTDIARDGMLTGPNLQALKHMADHCSVSLIASGGIARLDDVAAVARLAPGKIVGMIIGKALYEGAFSLPEALITARKASLSSRQNTR; encoded by the coding sequence ATGGTTCTGTATCCGGCGATTGACCTCAAAGGCGGCCGCTGTGTCCGCCTTGAACAGGGCAAGCCGGAACGGGAAAAAGTTTATTTCGATGATCCCGCGACGGTCGCCCGCCAATGGGCAGCCCAGGGAGCTCAGTGGCTTCACGTTGTCGATCTCGATGGCGCACTGTCGAGCGAGCCGCGCAACCTGCCCTCATTAAAGACCATTCGCGCCTCCGTCGATATCCCTATCCAATTCGGAGGAGGCAATCGCACCATCGATGCGGTCTCCGCTGTTCTTGCCATTGGCGCGAATCGAGTCGTCCTTGGTACGGCGGCGCTCCAGTCGCCCGATTTTCTGCGCGAAGCCTGCAGCAAGTTCGGTGACAGAATCGCCGTCGGTATCGATGCTCGTGATGGGAGAGTCGCCATAAGAGGGTGGCAAGATGTCACGACCATGGATGCCGTCATGTTTGCCGAACAAGTTGAGCGAGCAGGCGCAGGACATATCATTTACACCGATATCGCCCGCGACGGAATGCTGACCGGCCCGAATCTTCAGGCCCTTAAGCACATGGCCGACCACTGTTCTGTCTCGCTGATAGCTTCCGGCGGGATTGCGCGCCTGGATGATGTCGCCGCCGTCGCGCGTCTCGCGCCGGGCAAGATCGTCGGCATGATCATTGGGAAAGCTTTGTATGAGGGCGCATTCAGTTTGCCGGAGGCCCTGATAACCGCAAGGAAAGCCTCCTTGTCTTCAAGACAAAACACGAGATGA
- a CDS encoding 50S ribosomal protein L20, translated as MPRARNNPASRNRRRKVLKSASGYYGGKSRMFRTANEAVIRSLRFAYRDRKARKRDFRKLWITRINAAARLNGLSYNRLIDGLSKASVDVDRKMLAELAVNDRQVFSQLVEIAKAHLDKNGSVSGD; from the coding sequence ATGCCAAGAGCACGCAACAATCCGGCGTCGCGCAATCGGCGCCGTAAAGTCCTGAAGTCGGCGTCGGGGTACTATGGCGGGAAAAGCCGCATGTTCCGCACCGCCAATGAGGCCGTCATTCGGAGTCTGCGCTTCGCGTACCGCGACCGGAAAGCCCGAAAGCGGGATTTTCGCAAGCTATGGATCACCAGGATCAACGCGGCTGCGCGGTTGAACGGGCTGTCCTACAATCGCCTTATTGACGGGTTGAGCAAGGCTTCGGTCGATGTTGACCGCAAGATGCTGGCCGAACTGGCGGTGAACGACCGGCAGGTATTCAGTCAATTGGTGGAAATCGCGAAGGCGCATCTGGATAAAAATGGTTCTGTATCCGGCGATTGA
- a CDS encoding 50S ribosomal protein L35 — protein MPKMKSNRSAAKRFKKTATGKFKRSRAYKGHLLTKKTSSRKRKLRKSAIVSKSDQKRIERMISV, from the coding sequence ATGCCGAAGATGAAGAGCAACCGGTCGGCGGCAAAACGGTTCAAGAAGACCGCTACCGGAAAATTCAAGCGAAGCCGGGCTTACAAAGGGCACCTGCTGACAAAGAAGACGAGCTCGCGCAAGCGGAAGCTGAGGAAATCAGCGATCGTTTCCAAATCCGACCAGAAGAGGATCGAGCGCATGATCTCCGTCTGA
- a CDS encoding translation initiation factor IF-3 has translation MAFAIFFCFQVFGRWYAIKPTEPRVNERVRARSIRLIGADGEQVGVVTADEGLRQARELGLDLVEVAPKATPPVCRIMDYGKYKYEQSKRAKEAKKHQHVINVKEMKFRPKTEEHDYQFKLKHIQKFLAEGNKTKVTVMFRGREMVHTELGKKVLERLIQETQDIASVEQPPRLEGRNMTIVLAPKN, from the coding sequence ATGGCTTTTGCCATCTTTTTTTGTTTTCAGGTTTTTGGGAGGTGGTACGCAATAAAGCCAACGGAGCCAAGAGTCAATGAAAGAGTCCGCGCCAGATCAATCCGGTTGATTGGAGCCGACGGAGAACAAGTCGGCGTAGTCACAGCGGATGAGGGCCTGAGGCAGGCTCGCGAGCTGGGGCTCGATCTGGTCGAAGTGGCGCCCAAGGCCACTCCGCCCGTTTGCAGGATCATGGACTATGGCAAGTACAAGTATGAGCAGAGCAAGCGGGCGAAAGAGGCAAAGAAGCATCAGCATGTTATCAATGTCAAGGAAATGAAGTTCAGGCCAAAGACTGAGGAGCATGACTACCAGTTCAAATTGAAGCATATACAGAAATTCCTGGCGGAAGGAAACAAGACGAAAGTGACGGTGATGTTTCGCGGCCGGGAAATGGTTCATACCGAACTGGGCAAGAAGGTTCTCGAGCGGCTGATTCAGGAGACACAGGATATCGCAAGCGTTGAACAGCCGCCACGGCTCGAGGGCCGAAACATGACGATCGTCCTGGCGCCCAAGAATTAG
- the fliQ gene encoding flagellar biosynthetic protein FliQ codes for MSPEAVIDIGRDALLVTLLIAAPPLLAGLAVGLVISIFQAVTQIQEFTLTFIPKILAVFIATIIFLPWMLRVFLGFTTNLFIQIPMFGK; via the coding sequence ATGAGTCCTGAAGCTGTCATCGACATCGGCCGCGATGCTCTGCTCGTTACCCTTCTCATCGCGGCGCCGCCGCTTCTGGCCGGTCTGGCCGTCGGGTTAGTCATCAGCATATTCCAGGCGGTTACGCAGATCCAGGAGTTCACGCTGACCTTCATTCCAAAAATCCTGGCTGTCTTTATCGCCACCATTATCTTTCTGCCCTGGATGCTGCGAGTGTTCCTGGGTTTTACAACCAATTTGTTCATCCAGATTCCGATGTTCGGCAAATAA
- the fliR gene encoding flagellar type III secretion system protein FliR, producing the protein MENPFIFTLSQFEGFLLIFMRVGAMLFASPVFGGTAVPTQVRIFLSLILALVLLPIVAIPYDLLPLDVVPLGWLAINEVLVGLVLGVSLTFLFAAIQYAGQIVDFQMGFSIVSLIDPMQDVQIPIMGLFHFLIATLIFLAMDAHHWVIRALTDSFSVIPLSTAGFSGLVLGGIVKAFGDLFVIAMRIAAPTIAVLMLYNAALGIIAKTVPQINLLIVGFPVRIALGMIVVALSLSFFQPYLSRAFDLMVTNVYSIMRQF; encoded by the coding sequence ATGGAAAACCCGTTCATCTTTACGCTGTCGCAGTTTGAGGGTTTCTTGCTGATCTTCATGCGTGTGGGCGCCATGCTGTTCGCCTCTCCCGTTTTCGGTGGAACAGCAGTGCCAACACAGGTGAGGATTTTCCTGTCGTTGATCCTGGCGCTGGTGTTGCTTCCGATTGTTGCAATACCTTATGATCTGCTGCCGCTGGATGTAGTCCCGCTGGGATGGCTGGCGATAAACGAGGTGCTGGTGGGCCTGGTCCTCGGCGTTTCGCTGACGTTTCTGTTCGCCGCGATCCAGTACGCGGGTCAGATCGTTGATTTTCAGATGGGCTTTAGCATTGTCAGTCTGATCGATCCGATGCAGGACGTGCAGATTCCGATCATGGGCTTGTTCCATTTTCTGATTGCGACGCTGATCTTTCTGGCAATGGATGCCCACCATTGGGTGATACGCGCGCTGACCGACAGCTTTAGCGTAATCCCCCTTTCGACCGCGGGATTCTCCGGATTGGTTCTCGGAGGGATTGTGAAGGCTTTTGGCGACCTGTTCGTCATCGCCATGAGAATAGCCGCACCGACTATAGCGGTTTTGATGCTGTACAATGCGGCACTCGGCATTATCGCCAAGACGGTTCCGCAGATCAATCTGTTGATCGTTGGATTCCCCGTTCGCATCGCGCTCGGGATGATCGTCGTTGCGCTGTCGCTGTCGTTCTTTCAGCCGTACTTGAGCCGGGCCTTCGACCTGATGGTGACAAACGTCTATTCGATCATGCGTCAGTTTTAA